The following are encoded in a window of Bradyrhizobium guangdongense genomic DNA:
- the arsB gene encoding ACR3 family arsenite efflux transporter produces MGIFERYLTLWVALCIIVGVALGHVMPGFFGAVAAAEIAKVNLPVAVLIWLMIVPMLLKIDFGSLSQVREHWRGVGVTLFINWAVKPFSMALLGSFFIGHLFAPLLPADQISSYIAGLILLAAAPCTAMVFVWSNLCEGEPHYTLSQVALNDVIMVFLFAPLVGLLLGVASISVPWGTLLLSVLLYIVVPVLIAQLWRKVLLQKGGDSFGQVMRMLQPLSLVALLATLVLLFGFQGEQIVRQPGVIAVLAVPILVQVYLNAGLAYWLSRRFGVAWCVAAPAALIGASNFFELAVAAAISLFGLDSGAALATVVGVLVEVPVMLSVVRIVKATRNWYEAGAGKAATALEARQ; encoded by the coding sequence ATGGGCATTTTCGAACGGTACCTCACCCTGTGGGTTGCGCTCTGCATCATCGTCGGCGTGGCGCTGGGGCACGTCATGCCGGGCTTCTTCGGCGCGGTCGCAGCCGCCGAGATCGCCAAGGTCAACCTGCCGGTCGCGGTGCTGATCTGGCTCATGATCGTGCCGATGTTGCTGAAGATCGACTTCGGTTCACTCAGTCAGGTCCGGGAGCATTGGCGCGGCGTCGGCGTGACCCTTTTCATCAACTGGGCGGTCAAGCCGTTCTCGATGGCGCTGTTGGGCTCCTTCTTCATTGGCCACCTCTTCGCTCCGCTGCTGCCGGCTGACCAGATCTCGTCCTATATCGCCGGGTTGATTCTGCTGGCTGCCGCGCCCTGCACCGCGATGGTGTTCGTGTGGTCCAATTTGTGCGAGGGAGAGCCGCATTACACCCTCAGTCAGGTCGCCCTGAACGACGTGATCATGGTGTTCCTGTTCGCGCCGCTGGTAGGGCTGCTGCTCGGTGTGGCCTCCATCAGCGTCCCCTGGGGCACGCTGCTGCTCTCCGTCCTGCTCTACATCGTCGTGCCGGTCCTCATCGCACAGCTGTGGCGCAAGGTGTTGCTGCAAAAAGGCGGCGACAGCTTCGGCCAAGTCATGCGAATGCTGCAGCCTTTGTCGCTGGTTGCACTGCTCGCAACCTTGGTGTTGCTGTTCGGCTTCCAGGGGGAGCAGATCGTCAGGCAGCCCGGCGTCATCGCCGTTCTTGCCGTTCCGATTCTCGTCCAAGTCTATCTCAATGCCGGTTTGGCGTACTGGCTGAGCCGACGATTCGGCGTGGCGTGGTGCGTTGCGGCTCCAGCCGCCCTCATTGGCGCGAGCAATTTCTTCGAGCTCGCGGTTGCCGCGGCGATCAGCCTGTTCGGCTTGGACTCCGGCGCGGCGCTCGCGACGGTCGTCGGCGTTCTCGTCGAAGTGCCTGTCATGCTGTCCGTCGTCCGCATCGTCAAGGCGACGCGGAACTGGTACGAAGCAGGTGCCGGCAAAGCTGCGACGGCCTTGGAAGCCCGGCAATGA
- the arsC gene encoding arsenate reductase (glutaredoxin) (This arsenate reductase requires both glutathione and glutaredoxin to convert arsenate to arsenite, after which the efflux transporter formed by ArsA and ArsB can extrude the arsenite from the cell, providing resistance.) produces MNVTIYHNPDCGTSRNTLAMIRQSGVEPVVIEYLKTPPSRETLRQLIAAMGISVRALLREKGTPYKDLGLADPKWTDEELIDQMLAHPILINRPIVVTPKGTRLCRPSEVVLDLLENPVGRFVKEDGEVIEPR; encoded by the coding sequence ATGAACGTCACGATCTATCACAACCCCGACTGCGGCACCTCGCGCAACACGCTGGCGATGATCCGGCAAAGCGGTGTCGAGCCCGTCGTCATCGAATACCTCAAGACGCCGCCATCGCGCGAGACACTCAGGCAGTTGATCGCAGCGATGGGCATATCGGTCCGTGCCCTGCTGCGCGAGAAGGGGACGCCCTACAAGGATCTCGGCCTCGCCGATCCCAAATGGACGGACGAGGAGCTGATCGACCAGATGCTCGCGCATCCCATCCTGATCAACCGTCCGATCGTCGTGACGCCAAAGGGCACGCGACTGTGCCGGCCTTCGGAAGTCGTGCTCGACTTGCTGGAAAATCCCGTCGGCCGGTTCGTGAAGGAAGATGGCGAGGTGATCGAACCGCGTTAG
- a CDS encoding antibiotic biosynthesis monooxygenase family protein: MIDDVIVIGDLKLRHDASIDEHNELGERMYGIVSQLPGFISVKSFKSEDGEELTIFRFSSESALEAWRTHPEHVRTMKRGHAEFYVSGFLQICKVIREVGPFDHAGKAS, translated from the coding sequence ATGATCGACGACGTGATCGTTATCGGCGATCTGAAATTGCGTCATGATGCGTCCATCGACGAGCATAACGAGCTTGGAGAACGCATGTATGGCATTGTGAGCCAGTTGCCGGGCTTCATATCCGTCAAATCGTTCAAATCAGAAGACGGGGAGGAATTGACCATTTTCCGATTCTCCTCGGAGAGCGCGCTGGAGGCTTGGCGGACCCATCCTGAACATGTCCGGACGATGAAACGAGGCCACGCAGAATTCTACGTCAGCGGCTTTTTGCAGATCTGCAAGGTTATCCGAGAAGTCGGCCCGTTCGATCACGCGGGGAAGGCCTCATAG
- a CDS encoding DUF417 family protein, giving the protein MKELASTFNIAEGGTGSYRPLAILRWVMVVIFVSFGMQKFTLQSAQGIAQFITNSPFVSWLSIFGLRGEAYFLGVTEFVIAALLAAGAFSPILSALGSFMGVVTFAVTWSFFFTTPGVVRWSLSTDPMAWNLAGEFLFKDIVLLGVCVVLLIASLPRAGIRSGTNAT; this is encoded by the coding sequence ATGAAAGAGCTGGCAAGTACATTCAACATTGCAGAAGGTGGGACAGGGTCGTACCGGCCCCTCGCGATCCTGCGCTGGGTCATGGTTGTGATCTTCGTGTCGTTCGGCATGCAGAAATTCACGTTGCAGTCGGCGCAGGGCATCGCCCAATTCATCACCAACAGTCCGTTTGTTTCATGGCTTTCGATCTTCGGATTGAGGGGCGAGGCCTACTTTCTCGGTGTCACCGAATTCGTGATCGCCGCCTTGCTGGCCGCCGGTGCCTTCAGTCCGATCCTGTCGGCATTGGGATCGTTCATGGGCGTTGTTACCTTTGCCGTCACCTGGTCGTTCTTTTTCACCACCCCTGGAGTCGTGAGATGGAGCCTTTCGACCGATCCGATGGCCTGGAATCTGGCGGGCGAGTTCCTGTTCAAGGACATCGTCCTGCTGGGCGTATGCGTCGTGCTGCTCATCGCATCGCTGCCGCGGGCCGGGATCCGGTCAGGTACCAACGCAACATAG
- a CDS encoding efflux RND transporter permease subunit, with product MIARIIAWSARNLLLVLFGTGFAAAAGLYALIHLPLDAIPDLSDTQVIVYTEYPGQAPQVIEDQVTYPLTTAMLTVPKSKVVRGFSFFGVSFVYVIFEDGTDIYWARSRVLEFLNGASSRLPAGVTPTIGPDATGVGWVYQYAVMSREWNLADTRTIQDWNLKFALAKAEGVAEVASIGGFVKQYNVVLDPQRMRDRGISMQKIREAIRASNADVGGRTVELSEFEYVIRGRGYLKSINDLGNIVLKTSGGTPVLLRDVASVELGPDERRGIAELNGEGEVASGIVLQRFGVNALDVIENVKRRFKEIASSLPKSVEIVPVYDRSNLIYAAIDTLKHTLFEESVVVAFVCIVFLLHVRSALVAILMLPVGVLMAFGAMKLLGLGSNIMSLGGIAIAIGAMVDAAIVMIENAHKHLERARPDQSRVQILVDAASEVGPALFFSLLIITVSFMPIFTLESQEGRLFSPLAFTKTFSMAAAALLSVTLVPALMVIFVRGKIVPESRNVINRFLIWVYRPVIKGVLRAKTLVIVAAIAVLAVTIWPARQLGTEFMPALNEGTLLYMPTTLPGISVTKAAELMQMQDRIIKSFPEVASVYGKAGRAATATDPAPTEMFETIVNLKPKEQWRPGLTVDGLIAEMDKALQFPGVSNAWTMPIKARIDMLSTGIRTPVGVKVMGTDLVEIDRLAKQVERVLKAVPGTSSAYAERGIGGYYLEIVPDREALARYGILIQDVQDTIAAALGGQTVTTTVEGRQRFTVNMRYPRDLRDNPKAIASDILVPMPAGGAVPLGEVAKVEPARGPTSIRTENGQLATYIYVDIRDRDIGSYVADAQRAVTENIQFPAGTYVVWSGQYEYLQRAAARLKIVVPVTLTIIFLLLYLNFRAMTETLIVMLSLPFALVGGIWMMWWLGFNLSVAVAVGFIALAGVAAETGVVMLIYLEHALEEAKARRSAEARPLTRRDLHEAIMVGAVERVRPKMMTVVAIMAGLLPIMWSSGTGSEIMQRIAVPMIGGMISSTLLTLIVIPAIFGLVKGWGLPAGDAKAGAVARRSSPDIPEAA from the coding sequence ATGATCGCCCGCATCATCGCCTGGTCGGCGCGCAACCTGCTGCTGGTGTTGTTCGGCACCGGCTTTGCCGCCGCGGCCGGCCTCTACGCGCTGATTCACCTTCCGCTCGACGCGATCCCGGATCTCTCGGACACGCAGGTCATCGTCTACACCGAATATCCCGGGCAGGCGCCGCAGGTGATCGAAGACCAGGTCACCTATCCCTTGACGACGGCGATGCTGACGGTTCCCAAATCGAAGGTCGTGCGCGGCTTCTCCTTCTTCGGCGTGTCGTTCGTCTACGTCATCTTCGAGGACGGCACCGACATCTATTGGGCGCGCTCGCGCGTACTGGAATTTCTCAACGGCGCCTCGTCCAGGCTTCCGGCCGGCGTCACGCCGACCATCGGGCCCGATGCGACCGGCGTCGGCTGGGTCTACCAATATGCCGTCATGTCCAGGGAGTGGAATCTTGCGGACACCCGCACGATCCAGGACTGGAACCTGAAGTTCGCACTGGCCAAGGCCGAAGGCGTCGCCGAGGTCGCCAGCATCGGCGGCTTCGTCAAGCAGTACAACGTCGTGCTCGACCCGCAACGGATGCGCGACCGCGGCATCAGCATGCAAAAGATCCGCGAGGCGATCCGTGCCAGCAACGCCGATGTCGGCGGGCGCACCGTCGAACTCTCCGAGTTCGAATACGTCATCCGCGGCAGGGGCTACCTCAAGAGCATCAACGATCTCGGCAACATCGTGCTGAAGACCTCTGGCGGCACGCCGGTGCTGCTGCGCGACGTCGCCAGCGTCGAGCTTGGTCCGGACGAGCGGCGAGGCATCGCCGAGCTGAACGGCGAGGGCGAAGTCGCCAGCGGCATCGTGCTGCAGCGCTTCGGCGTCAACGCGCTCGACGTGATCGAGAACGTCAAGAGGCGCTTCAAGGAGATCGCGAGCAGCCTGCCGAAATCGGTCGAGATCGTCCCGGTCTACGACCGCTCCAACCTGATCTACGCGGCGATCGACACGCTCAAGCACACGCTGTTCGAGGAAAGCGTCGTCGTCGCCTTCGTGTGCATCGTGTTCCTGCTGCATGTCCGCAGTGCGCTGGTCGCGATCCTGATGCTGCCGGTCGGCGTGCTGATGGCGTTCGGCGCCATGAAGCTGCTCGGGCTCGGCTCCAACATCATGAGCCTTGGCGGGATCGCGATCGCCATCGGCGCCATGGTCGACGCTGCCATCGTCATGATCGAGAACGCCCACAAGCACCTCGAACGCGCCAGGCCCGACCAGTCCCGCGTGCAGATCCTGGTCGATGCTGCATCCGAGGTCGGCCCTGCGCTGTTCTTCAGCCTGCTGATCATCACCGTCTCGTTCATGCCGATCTTCACGCTGGAGTCGCAGGAGGGGCGGCTGTTCAGCCCGCTCGCCTTCACCAAGACGTTCTCGATGGCCGCTGCGGCCCTGCTGTCCGTCACCCTGGTGCCGGCGCTGATGGTGATCTTCGTCCGCGGCAAAATCGTCCCGGAAAGCAGGAACGTCATCAATCGCTTCCTGATCTGGGTTTACCGGCCCGTGATCAAGGGCGTGCTGCGCGCCAAGACGCTGGTGATCGTCGCGGCCATCGCCGTCCTGGCCGTGACGATCTGGCCGGCGCGCCAGCTCGGCACCGAGTTCATGCCGGCGCTGAACGAGGGCACCTTGCTCTACATGCCGACCACGCTGCCCGGCATTTCGGTGACCAAGGCCGCCGAGCTGATGCAGATGCAGGACCGCATCATCAAGTCGTTTCCGGAAGTCGCGTCCGTCTATGGCAAGGCGGGCAGGGCCGCCACGGCGACCGACCCGGCGCCGACCGAGATGTTCGAGACGATCGTCAATCTCAAGCCAAAGGAGCAATGGCGCCCCGGGCTCACCGTCGACGGCCTGATCGCCGAGATGGACAAGGCGCTGCAGTTTCCCGGCGTCTCGAACGCCTGGACCATGCCGATCAAGGCGCGCATCGACATGCTCTCGACGGGAATCCGCACCCCCGTCGGCGTCAAGGTCATGGGCACCGATCTGGTCGAGATCGATCGCCTCGCCAAGCAGGTCGAGCGCGTCCTCAAGGCCGTTCCCGGCACCTCGTCGGCCTACGCCGAGCGCGGCATCGGCGGCTACTATCTGGAGATAGTGCCGGATCGCGAGGCGCTCGCCCGCTACGGCATCCTGATCCAGGACGTTCAGGACACCATCGCGGCCGCACTCGGCGGCCAGACGGTGACGACGACCGTGGAGGGCCGGCAGCGCTTCACGGTGAACATGCGCTATCCACGTGACCTCCGCGACAACCCCAAGGCGATCGCCAGCGACATCCTGGTGCCGATGCCTGCGGGCGGCGCGGTGCCGCTCGGCGAGGTGGCGAAGGTCGAGCCGGCGCGCGGACCGACCTCGATCCGCACCGAGAACGGCCAGCTTGCGACCTACATCTATGTCGACATCAGGGATCGCGATATCGGCAGCTATGTCGCCGACGCGCAGCGTGCGGTCACGGAAAACATCCAGTTTCCCGCGGGCACCTACGTCGTCTGGAGCGGCCAGTATGAATATCTCCAGCGCGCCGCCGCGCGCCTGAAGATCGTGGTGCCGGTGACGCTCACGATCATCTTCCTGCTGCTGTACCTGAACTTTCGCGCGATGACCGAGACCTTGATCGTGATGTTGTCGCTGCCGTTCGCGCTGGTCGGCGGCATCTGGATGATGTGGTGGCTCGGCTTCAACCTGTCCGTTGCCGTTGCCGTGGGCTTCATCGCACTCGCCGGCGTCGCCGCCGAGACCGGCGTCGTGATGCTGATTTATCTCGAGCACGCGCTGGAAGAGGCGAAAGCCAGGCGCAGTGCCGAGGCAAGGCCGCTCACGCGCCGGGATCTGCACGAGGCCATCATGGTGGGCGCCGTCGAGCGCGTGCGGCCCAAGATGATGACCGTGGTCGCCATCATGGCCGGTCTGCTGCCGATCATGTGGAGCAGCGGGACAGGCTCGGAGATCATGCAGCGCATCGCCGTGCCGATGATCGGCGGCATGATCTCGTCGACGCTGCTGACGCTGATCGTGATCCCGGCGATCTTCGGGCTGGTGAAAGGGTGGGGGCTTCCCGCCGGCGATGCGAAGGCCGGTGCAGTGGCGCGCCGCTCCTCGCCGGACATTCCCGAGGCGGCCTGA
- a CDS encoding efflux RND transporter periplasmic adaptor subunit, protein MKTLRLLTVLALGGSLVASFTWSSNGARLLAGAAFSSVASAADRPPLYYRDPSGAPFWSAGPKQDERGRDYLPVYEDQGIAPQPKPQAESSRKILYYRNPMGLPDTSPMPKKDSMGMDYVPVYEGEDTDDGTVKLSPGKIQRTGVKSEPVERRAIRVSVKAPGTIQLDERRVSVIAMRAESFVQKVADVTTGTRVKAGQPLMEIYSSAVASAAAEYLATITSKVVGGVEMYGRGSRQRLVNLDVPEPVIAEMEKTRAAPVTISWSAPRDGIVLERNAIEGMRANPGDVLFRIADISMVWALIDVAERDLGNIAVGQPVTVRARSFAGRSFTGKIAVVYPQVNRDTRTVRVRIELANPDAMLLPDMYVDADIDTAGAAPVLAVPDSSVLDTGARQAVLVDKGEGRFEPRQVQLGRRGGGYIEVRQGLAEGEAVVTSANFLIDAESNLKAALKGFADAAPRAPDAGAMGEHK, encoded by the coding sequence ATGAAAACGCTGCGTCTCCTGACGGTTCTTGCGCTGGGCGGTAGCCTGGTCGCGAGCTTCACTTGGTCTTCAAACGGTGCGCGCTTGCTTGCCGGCGCCGCGTTCAGCTCGGTGGCATCGGCGGCGGACCGGCCGCCGCTCTACTACCGTGATCCCAGCGGCGCGCCGTTCTGGTCGGCGGGTCCGAAGCAGGACGAGCGCGGGCGGGATTACCTGCCGGTCTACGAGGATCAAGGGATCGCGCCGCAGCCGAAGCCGCAGGCGGAGTCCTCTCGAAAGATATTGTACTACCGCAATCCCATGGGGCTGCCCGACACCTCGCCCATGCCGAAGAAGGATTCGATGGGGATGGACTATGTCCCCGTCTATGAAGGCGAGGACACCGACGACGGCACGGTGAAGCTTTCGCCGGGCAAGATCCAGCGCACCGGCGTGAAATCCGAGCCGGTCGAGCGCCGCGCCATCCGCGTTTCGGTGAAGGCGCCGGGCACGATCCAGCTCGATGAGCGCCGCGTCTCCGTCATCGCGATGCGCGCCGAGAGCTTCGTGCAGAAGGTCGCGGACGTCACCACCGGCACGCGGGTGAAGGCCGGCCAGCCGCTGATGGAGATCTACAGTTCGGCGGTCGCATCCGCCGCGGCGGAATATCTGGCGACGATCACCTCCAAGGTGGTTGGCGGCGTCGAGATGTACGGCCGCGGCTCGCGCCAGCGCCTGGTCAATCTCGACGTGCCGGAGCCCGTGATCGCGGAGATGGAGAAGACGCGCGCTGCGCCCGTCACCATCAGTTGGTCGGCGCCGCGCGACGGGATTGTCCTGGAGCGCAACGCGATCGAGGGCATGCGGGCCAATCCCGGCGATGTGCTGTTTCGCATCGCCGACATTTCGATGGTCTGGGCGCTGATCGACGTCGCCGAGCGCGATCTCGGCAATATCGCGGTCGGACAGCCCGTGACGGTGCGCGCGCGCAGCTTTGCGGGTCGGAGCTTCACCGGCAAGATCGCAGTCGTCTATCCGCAGGTGAACCGCGACACCCGAACCGTTCGTGTCCGCATCGAGCTGGCCAATCCCGACGCGATGCTGCTGCCCGACATGTATGTCGATGCCGACATCGACACGGCCGGCGCGGCGCCCGTCCTGGCGGTGCCCGACAGTTCCGTGCTCGACACCGGCGCCCGGCAGGCCGTCCTCGTCGACAAGGGGGAGGGGCGTTTCGAGCCGCGCCAGGTCCAGCTCGGTCGCCGCGGCGGCGGCTATATCGAGGTGCGGCAAGGACTTGCGGAAGGCGAGGCGGTGGTCACCTCCGCCAACTTCCTGATCGATGCGGAAAGCAATTTGAAGGCGGCCCTCAAGGGCTTTGCCGACGCCGCGCCGCGAGCGCCCGACGCTGGCGCGATGGGAGAGCACAAATGA
- a CDS encoding FixH family protein, translated as MFSKFSTAALAATLSLAATAAMAGAGDYTFEPVKAEMKKGDDVTLAVRLTNKQTGKPVADAVVFKTRVDMAPDGMAEMESAVAPLPSREPGVYAFKTDLPMAGRYQLTLSVKVQGEPETVTGKVVVTATK; from the coding sequence ATGTTTTCCAAATTCAGCACTGCGGCTCTGGCCGCCACCCTTTCGCTTGCCGCAACCGCGGCCATGGCGGGCGCCGGCGACTACACCTTCGAACCGGTCAAGGCGGAGATGAAGAAGGGCGACGACGTCACGCTCGCCGTTCGCCTGACCAACAAGCAAACCGGCAAGCCGGTGGCGGACGCGGTCGTCTTCAAGACCCGCGTCGACATGGCCCCTGACGGAATGGCCGAAATGGAATCGGCGGTCGCGCCGCTACCGTCCAGGGAGCCGGGCGTGTACGCCTTCAAGACGGACCTGCCGATGGCCGGCCGCTACCAGCTGACGCTGTCTGTAAAGGTGCAGGGCGAACCGGAGACGGTCACCGGCAAGGTGGTCGTCACGGCGACCAAGTGA
- a CDS encoding LysR family transcriptional regulator encodes MTYTLPPLNALRAFEAAARHLSFKLAAHELHVTPAAVGQQVKALEARLGVQLFERLHKQLILTAAGQAYLPGVSDGFRRIADATSQLRPAGAVLLQLGVHASLDLRRLALAAFRETHAEIGLRVLQPAGLHELVEGKVDLLIARGLGRHPGYRCDRIGEGSGLGDWLIAPEGTADCPEIVSFREWLRSQATGKRSVNRPRLVGGVG; translated from the coding sequence ATGACCTACACCCTCCCGCCACTCAACGCACTCCGCGCCTTCGAAGCCGCCGCGCGCCATCTCAGCTTCAAGCTGGCCGCGCACGAACTGCACGTGACGCCCGCCGCTGTCGGGCAGCAGGTGAAAGCGCTCGAGGCGCGCCTCGGCGTGCAGCTGTTCGAGCGGCTGCACAAGCAACTCATCCTGACCGCGGCCGGCCAGGCGTATCTGCCTGGAGTCTCCGACGGCTTCCGCCGCATTGCTGATGCGACCTCGCAGTTGAGACCGGCAGGCGCGGTGCTGCTGCAACTGGGCGTCCATGCCAGTCTCGATCTGCGCCGCCTCGCTCTGGCGGCGTTTCGCGAGACGCATGCCGAGATCGGCTTGCGCGTGCTCCAGCCTGCCGGCTTGCATGAACTGGTCGAAGGCAAGGTCGATCTCTTGATCGCCCGCGGCCTCGGCCGTCATCCCGGCTATCGCTGCGACCGCATTGGTGAGGGATCCGGCCTGGGCGATTGGCTGATCGCGCCCGAGGGCACCGCGGATTGCCCGGAGATCGTCAGTTTTCGCGAATGGCTGCGCAGCCAGGCGACCGGGAAACGAAGCGTAAACCGTCCGCGACTGGTCGGCGGCGTCGGATAG
- a CDS encoding L-2-amino-thiazoline-4-carboxylic acid hydrolase, producing the protein MAETIHPFYEQHRGAMEAAMRHRLDLAEPMLRERAHLSDIDGIKREVMDELEIVLTQMPYVGGAASRMSEVFIRLTGFMATSRVLRRHGVPLPVIRDIEQRTHKAQLLTKPEAERLAAGRQFMSPENQALLREQAARSTTESHQAEFPEDFVYDFVAPGPDDSFEFGINYRACGFCKFAGRHGDKDILPNICGLDFDAYATRGILLERTQTLAGGASHCNFRFSRLPSEQGD; encoded by the coding sequence GTGGCCGAGACCATCCATCCTTTCTACGAGCAGCATCGCGGCGCCATGGAGGCGGCGATGCGCCATCGCCTAGATCTCGCCGAGCCGATGTTGCGCGAACGCGCGCATCTGTCCGACATCGACGGCATCAAGCGGGAGGTCATGGACGAACTCGAGATCGTGCTGACCCAGATGCCCTATGTCGGCGGCGCGGCGAGCCGCATGAGCGAGGTCTTCATCCGTCTCACCGGCTTCATGGCGACGAGCCGCGTGCTGCGGCGCCACGGCGTGCCGCTGCCCGTGATCCGCGACATCGAGCAGCGGACTCACAAGGCGCAATTGCTCACCAAGCCCGAGGCCGAACGTCTCGCCGCGGGGCGTCAATTCATGTCGCCGGAAAACCAGGCCTTGCTGCGCGAGCAGGCGGCAAGAAGCACGACGGAGAGCCATCAGGCAGAATTCCCGGAAGATTTCGTCTACGATTTCGTCGCGCCTGGGCCGGACGATAGTTTTGAATTCGGCATCAACTACCGGGCCTGCGGCTTCTGCAAATTCGCAGGCCGCCATGGCGACAAGGACATCCTGCCGAACATTTGCGGGCTCGATTTCGACGCCTACGCGACGCGCGGCATTCTTCTGGAACGGACGCAGACGCTGGCGGGTGGCGCGAGCCATTGCAATTTCCGCTTCTCGCGGCTCCCATCGGAGCAGGGCGATTGA
- a CDS encoding efflux transporter outer membrane subunit: protein MSALRSVAAALMLGGALAGCAVGPDYGGPPKPELPSHWSSKTTSRRESGTLDRWWLRLRDPLLNRLIEQAVAANPDVLKAKAVVREARATVQQTAAGLFPSVSGTAEVTDNKTSAGSASTLVDTAPYALHQASFDSSWELDLFGGTQRSIEAAVRGEQSAGEDLRDSLVTLIGDVASYYVEARGYQARIALAIRTSVSQRDTEKLTRSKYDAGSGNAVDLSKATAQAASTEANVPTYRAALAADVHRLGILLGRPPDAVAGLMARSAPVPAPRMPLPTGLPADLLTTRPDVASAERKLAQATAKIGAAEADRYPAVSLTGSVGTSALRVGDLAKYSSVSWSVGPSVTVPVFDAGKRLATVRIAEAQRDQAFATFHSTLLTALEDVENALVSLSQERIRAVKLTEAANNYREAAKLSRSLFETGSASFIDVLDAERSLYSAEDSLIQSKVSAAKDYIALAKALGGGWVEPVDTSAPLIVDTNTGPHLREALK from the coding sequence ATGTCGGCACTCCGCTCCGTCGCTGCCGCGCTGATGCTGGGCGGCGCGCTGGCGGGCTGCGCGGTCGGTCCGGACTACGGCGGCCCGCCCAAACCCGAACTGCCGTCGCATTGGAGCAGCAAGACGACGTCGCGGCGCGAGAGCGGCACGCTCGATCGATGGTGGCTGCGCCTGCGCGATCCCCTGCTCAACCGGCTGATCGAACAAGCCGTCGCGGCCAATCCTGATGTCCTCAAAGCCAAGGCTGTGGTGCGCGAGGCGCGTGCAACGGTGCAGCAGACCGCCGCCGGCCTGTTTCCGTCCGTCAGCGGCACTGCCGAGGTGACCGACAACAAAACCAGCGCGGGCTCCGCCTCCACGCTAGTCGACACCGCGCCCTACGCGCTGCATCAGGCAAGCTTCGATTCGAGTTGGGAGCTCGATCTGTTCGGCGGCACGCAGCGGAGTATCGAGGCGGCGGTGCGCGGCGAGCAATCTGCCGGCGAAGATCTGCGCGACAGCCTCGTCACGCTGATCGGCGACGTCGCCTCCTACTATGTCGAGGCACGCGGCTACCAGGCGCGGATTGCGCTGGCAATTCGCACCTCGGTCTCGCAGCGCGACACCGAAAAGCTCACCCGCAGCAAATATGACGCCGGCAGCGGCAACGCCGTCGATCTTAGCAAAGCCACCGCACAGGCCGCGAGCACGGAGGCCAACGTTCCGACCTATCGGGCCGCGCTCGCCGCCGATGTCCACCGGCTCGGCATTTTGCTCGGCCGGCCGCCCGACGCCGTTGCCGGATTGATGGCCCGCTCGGCGCCCGTGCCGGCGCCGCGCATGCCGCTGCCGACGGGACTGCCCGCCGATCTCCTCACGACCCGTCCCGATGTTGCCAGCGCGGAGCGCAAGCTTGCGCAGGCAACCGCCAAGATCGGTGCGGCCGAGGCCGACCGCTATCCGGCGGTGTCGCTGACCGGCTCGGTCGGCACGTCGGCGTTGCGCGTCGGGGATCTCGCCAAATATTCCAGCGTGAGCTGGTCGGTCGGGCCCTCGGTGACGGTGCCGGTGTTCGATGCCGGCAAGCGCCTCGCCACCGTCAGGATTGCCGAAGCGCAACGCGACCAGGCCTTCGCGACCTTCCATTCGACCCTGCTCACCGCGCTGGAGGATGTCGAGAACGCGCTGGTCTCCCTGTCGCAGGAGCGCATCCGCGCGGTCAAGCTGACCGAAGCGGCGAACAACTACCGCGAGGCGGCAAAATTGTCGCGATCGCTGTTCGAGACCGGCAGCGCCAGCTTCATCGACGTCCTGGACGCCGAGCGCTCGCTCTATTCGGCCGAGGATTCCCTGATCCAGAGCAAGGTGTCGGCAGCCAAGGATTACATCGCGCTCGCCAAGGCGCTCGGCGGCGGCTGGGTCGAGCCGGTCGACACCTCGGCCCCGCTCATCGTCGATACCAATACCGGACCTCATTTGCGGGAGGCGCTGAAGTGA